A region of the Deltaproteobacteria bacterium genome:
CCGGGCGATGTGGTCGGCCAAGGCCAAGACGGCAAAGCCGGCCAACAGGCCGGCGACAAACCCGGCGTGGATTACTACGAAACCGATGTCAGCCTCGACGAGTTGATCGATCTCATGTTCGAAGATCTCGAGCTGCCCGACCTCGAACGTAAACGCTTGCGCGAGATGGAAGTCGAACGGCTATTTCACCAGAAAGGCTTTCGCCGCAAAGGCATTCGCGTACGGCTCGACAAAAAGCGCACGGCGCGCTCGCGCATCAAGCGCAAAAAGGCCACGCTCAAGCGCCACCCGATGGCCGCCACCGGCCGCTTCCCGTTTCACAAGGACGATCTGCGCTACCACCACATGGTCACCGACATCCGCAAGGAGTCCAACGCCGTGGTGCTGTGCATCATGGACACTTCGGGTTCCATGGACCGGGTTAAAAAATATCTGGCGCGAAGTTTCTTTTTTCTGCTCTATCAGTTTCTCTGCACCCGCTATCAAAACGTCGAGATCGTTTTTATCGCCCATCACACCGAAGCTTTCGAAGTCACCGAAGAAGAATTCTTTCACAAGGGCGAATCCGGCGGCACGTTTATCTCATCGGGCTACGTCAAAGCGTTGGAGATCATCGAACAGCGCTATCATCCGGGACTGTGGAACATTTACGCCTTTCACTGCTCCGACGGCGACAACTTCGACTCGGACAATCCCGCCGCGCTCAAGGCGGCCCAGGAATTAGCCCAGGTCGCCAACCTCTTCGGTTACGGCGAGATCAAACCGCTGGGCTCGGGCTACTACGGCAGCAGCATGATCGAATTTTTCTCACAGATCGATGCCGCCCACTTTCAAATCGTGCAGATTCAGAAAAAGGAAGACATCTGCGCTTCGTTCAAAACGTTTCTCACCAAAGACCGCGCCCGCGAGGATGCCGCTTGAGAACGCACCATGGCCACTAGCTACACCATCGCCGACTTGGAACATTGGAACGAACGGATCGTCACGCTGGTCGAACGCTTCGGCCTCGAACCGTACAATCAGGAATTCGAAGTCTGCGATCACGAAGACATGCTCTCGTACATGGTCTATTCCGGCATGCCGGCGCACTACCCGCACTGGTCCTACGGCAAAAATTTTGAAAAGCTCAAAACCCTCTACGACTACGGCGTCAGCGGCTTGCCTTACGAGATGGTGATTAACTCCCATCCGTCGATCGCCTACCTGATGCGCGACAACAGCTTGGCGCTGCAAGTTTTAACCATCGCCCATGTCTACGGCCACAACGATTTTTTTAAAAATAATTTCACCTTCAAATCGACCCGCGCCCAGTACACCATCGAATCGTTCAAGAGCCACGCCACACGGGTGCGCCATTACGTCGAAGATCCCAGTATCGGTCTGGAAAGAGTCGAAGCGCTGCTCGATGCGGCCCATGCGCTGTCGCTGCAATGCCGGCGCAATTTAGCGATCAAAAAGCCCAGCCCGGTCGAACAACGGCAACTAAAACGGGACGAAGCCACACCGAGCGCCGACCCGTTTAGCGCCGTGCACCGGCGCCGCGAACACGTCGAACCCGATCTTGAAAAAGTGCCGCTCTTTCCCGACGAGGATCTGCTGATATTCATTCGCGATCATAACCCGCACTTGGCCGATTGGGAAAAAGATTTACTGACGATCGTCCACGAGCAGGCGCAATATTTCGTGCCGCAGATCGAAACCAAGATCATGAACGAGGGCTGGGCGAGTTTTTGGCATAAAAGCATTCTCGAAGCGCTCGACCTGCCGCAAGAACTGCATCTCGAATTCATCGTGCGCCACACCCAAGTATTGCGCCCTTCGCCCGGCGGTTTGAATCCCGACCATGTCGGCATGAAAGTTTGGGAGGACATTGAAAAGCGCTGGCAGAATCCGAGCAAGACCGACGTCGACGAATTCGGCCCGCGCCGGAAATCCGCCAAGGAAAAACTTTTTGAAGTCCGTGAAGTCGAGCGCGACAGTTCGTTCCTGCGCCGTTATCTCACCGAAGAGCTGATCCGCGAACTCAATCTGTTCGAATACAAAACCCGCGGCAACGATCAGGTGGTGAGCCGCGTCGCCGACCAAGACAGCTGGCGCGAAATCAAAGAGACGCTGATCCACAACGTCGGCACCGGCTCCATCCCGGTGATCAAAGTCGAAGATGCCGACTACAACAACGACCGAACTTTGCTGCTCAAACACCACCACGACGGCCGCGACCTGCAACTCGAATACGCCGAGAAAACGCTCAATTATATTCGCCAGCTGTGGACCCACGATGTCGCCATGGAGACCGTCATCGACAACCACAAGACTTGGCTCACCATCGCCGACAATAAATTGGCCATGCGCAAGTCGGCCTAACCCACCACGCACATCTCAGTTGCCAAAAGTTCGGCGCCGTGCGACTAAAGTAACGAGCGCACGCCCATGGCCACCGTTAAAGATCTCGCTGATATTCAAAAGTTAATCGCCAATTCCATTGACGGCACCGCCGTCGGCGACAAAAATCTCGCCGGCATCATCGGCGACGGCCCATCGCATTATTCGAAAAGCCCGGCGCTCTGGAATGCCGCCTTCACCGCTCTCGGCATGAACGCGATTTATCTCCCCTTCGATGTCGCCGATGCTCAGGTCGGCGAACTGCTCGGCGTCCTACGGGCGACCGAAGGATTCATGGGCATCAACGTCACGGTACCGCACAAAGTGCGGGTCATGGAACTTCTTGACGCGGTCGATCCCGGCGCGGCGCGAATCGGCGCGGTCAACACGATTGTCAAAACTAGCGCGGGAAAACTAGTCGGCTACAACACCGACGGCGAAGGATTTGTCGAGAGCATTCTCACGACCCAGCCGGGACAAACGAAAGCATTTATGAATTCCCTCGACGGTGTCGACGTGCTGCTGCTGGGCGCCGGCGGTTCGGCCAGAGCGGTGGCATATCACGTTAGCGATCGCATTGGCGCGGGCAAGTTGATCATCGCCAACCGCACTCGCGAACATGGCGAAGCGCTGGCAGGAGAAATTCACCAAGCCGGACGCGAAGCATTGGCGATCGACGAGAAAGAGATTTCCCAGTGGGCGCCGAGGGTCGGCCTGATCGTCAACAGCAGCACCAAGGGTCAAGGCGGCATCCGCCAGCTGGCCAATGGCTTGGCGACGATCCTCGAACCCTACTCCGCTCTCGCACCGGCCAATCCGCCGAGCCTTAAGGTTGACCTTGGCAACGATTTTGAGCAGCGCTGGCGCGCAGCGGCGCAAACCGACATCGAAGCGAATCATCGAGCAAGCGAGACTCTCGTCCAAACGATTCCACCCGCGACGCGCTTCTACGATCTGATTTATCATCCCGAAGAAACCGTCTTCCTGCGCCACGGCCGCGCTACCGGCCATCGGACCATGAACGGCAAAAGCATGATCGTCTGCCAAGCGGTGATCGCCTTCTGTAAACGCATCTGCCAGCGACAGCTCTCAAAACTGAACAAGGACAACGACGCAACCATCGCCCAAGTCGCCGAGGTGATGTATCGAGCTTGGTAGGCGCTGGCAGGCTCGCCACTAGACGCTCGCTCGGCTCTAAGACAAACGGGATCGAGATGAGGACAAAAGAAAATTCAGCACAGAGAGCACCGAGCACACAGAGAAAACTCGATTGTTAAAACCTCCGTGCTCTCTGTGGAGGACAAGAATTGGTTAGGATGCGCTTAGCGCACCGGTCAGTTTTGGCGCTGCTACTTGTTAAGAATCAAGACAAACGCTCGCGCATATACATCTTCGTCATACCGGCGTAGGCCAGTATCCATCTTCGTCTTCGGGCGGCCGCCGGAAAAACGTCTGGATTCCGGCCTGCGCCGGAATGACGAAAAAGTAAGCCTATGCGCATTTCGTGATATTCGTAGGACTCAACTTCGGCCTTTACATCATTCCCGCATCCTCGACGCCGCGATCTCGCGGCAAGTGACGAAC
Encoded here:
- a CDS encoding shikimate dehydrogenase is translated as MATVKDLADIQKLIANSIDGTAVGDKNLAGIIGDGPSHYSKSPALWNAAFTALGMNAIYLPFDVADAQVGELLGVLRATEGFMGINVTVPHKVRVMELLDAVDPGAARIGAVNTIVKTSAGKLVGYNTDGEGFVESILTTQPGQTKAFMNSLDGVDVLLLGAGGSARAVAYHVSDRIGAGKLIIANRTREHGEALAGEIHQAGREALAIDEKEISQWAPRVGLIVNSSTKGQGGIRQLANGLATILEPYSALAPANPPSLKVDLGNDFEQRWRAAAQTDIEANHRASETLVQTIPPATRFYDLIYHPEETVFLRHGRATGHRTMNGKSMIVCQAVIAFCKRICQRQLSKLNKDNDATIAQVAEVMYRAW
- a CDS encoding DUF444 family protein, which gives rise to MQTIFRPFNPSAGQRSDRTAGDRLRHRQKLREAIRNNIGDIIAEESIIGKDKNRTIKVPIRGIKEYRFVYGDNTPGVGQGGDGEPKPGDVVGQGQDGKAGQQAGDKPGVDYYETDVSLDELIDLMFEDLELPDLERKRLREMEVERLFHQKGFRRKGIRVRLDKKRTARSRIKRKKATLKRHPMAATGRFPFHKDDLRYHHMVTDIRKESNAVVLCIMDTSGSMDRVKKYLARSFFFLLYQFLCTRYQNVEIVFIAHHTEAFEVTEEEFFHKGESGGTFISSGYVKALEIIEQRYHPGLWNIYAFHCSDGDNFDSDNPAALKAAQELAQVANLFGYGEIKPLGSGYYGSSMIEFFSQIDAAHFQIVQIQKKEDICASFKTFLTKDRAREDAA
- a CDS encoding SpoVR family protein, with product MATSYTIADLEHWNERIVTLVERFGLEPYNQEFEVCDHEDMLSYMVYSGMPAHYPHWSYGKNFEKLKTLYDYGVSGLPYEMVINSHPSIAYLMRDNSLALQVLTIAHVYGHNDFFKNNFTFKSTRAQYTIESFKSHATRVRHYVEDPSIGLERVEALLDAAHALSLQCRRNLAIKKPSPVEQRQLKRDEATPSADPFSAVHRRREHVEPDLEKVPLFPDEDLLIFIRDHNPHLADWEKDLLTIVHEQAQYFVPQIETKIMNEGWASFWHKSILEALDLPQELHLEFIVRHTQVLRPSPGGLNPDHVGMKVWEDIEKRWQNPSKTDVDEFGPRRKSAKEKLFEVREVERDSSFLRRYLTEELIRELNLFEYKTRGNDQVVSRVADQDSWREIKETLIHNVGTGSIPVIKVEDADYNNDRTLLLKHHHDGRDLQLEYAEKTLNYIRQLWTHDVAMETVIDNHKTWLTIADNKLAMRKSA